In the genome of Triticum urartu cultivar G1812 chromosome 5, Tu2.1, whole genome shotgun sequence, one region contains:
- the LOC125555765 gene encoding SKP1-like protein 1, whose amino-acid sequence MATVEACEKKMIMLKSADGEEFEVEEAVTMESQTIRHMIEDDYADKGIPIPNINSKVLSKVIEYCNKHVLAKTVDVSSGATCATASDTMAPATLAEDLKIWDAEFINVDPDTLFELIKVASYLDIKGLFDLTCQTAADMISGKPPEEIRNFFNIENDYLPEDEEKIRRENPWAF is encoded by the exons ATGGCGACCGTAGAGGCATGTGAGAAGAAGATGATAATGCTCAAGTCGGCCGATGGCGAGGAGTTCGAGGTGGAGGAGGCAGTCACCATGGAGTCGCAGACCATCCGCCACATGATCGAGGATGACTACGCCGACAAAGGCATCCCGATACCCAACATCAACTCCAAGGTCCTCTCCAAGGTCATCGAGTACTGCAATAAACATGTCCTGGCCAAGACAGTCGACGTCTCTAGTGGAGCCACATGTGCTACTGCGTCTGACACCATGGCTCCTGCCACCCTAGCCGAGGACCTCAAGATCTGGGACGCAGAATTCATCAACGTCGACCCTGACACCCTCTTCGAACTCATCAAG GTTGCAAGTTACCTCGACATCAAGGGGTTGTTCGACCTGACTTGCCAGACTGCTGCAGACATGATTAGTGGCAAACCTCCAGAGGAGATCCGTAATTTCTTCAACATCGAGAACGACTACTTGCCAGAGGACGAGGAGAAGATCCGCAGGGAGAACCCGTGGGCATTTTAG